In the genome of Moorena sp. SIOASIH, the window CTCCTCACCGGTTTCACATGCTTGAGCTGGAGCTTCGATCTTAAGGTTTAGTATTAATACTCTATAGCAGGTTTTTTAACAGGTTGCTGCCTGATCAGGTAAATTTTCGATGAAGCTTGCCCAATCCGTCAGTCAAAACCATCATTAGAGTACATCATTTCTTTAAGTAAACCCCTCGACTAGGACAAATACTTGCCCAATATTCCTTCAGATATCCGGCTAATCCAAGGCAGACGTGGTGACTGGCGCTGCCATAAGCGCACCATCACAGCGAAACTGACCAGAAAATAGCCAGATGTGAGCATAGCATTGAGAAACAGCAAGCGTAATGTCCAAAATTCCGACAATTGTGCTCCTGCTGATAATAAACTGTACCCTAGCAACCAACCAAAGGCCAAGGTGACCGACAAGCGACTGACGGTTTTTTCCTCTCGGTTTCCTTGAGAGTGGTACAATGTCCACAGTGCTGGAAACAAGCCAAAGATGGGCACAAGGTAAATAAATAGCTGTAGGCGCTGATTATCTTGATTTTCGGTAGGATTAGTCTTTTTCACATGCTCTTTCATCCGTAGCTTGCCTTGATAATCGCTCAAACCCCATGACTTGGTAGTTTTACCTCTTATCATGACATTTCCCAGTGGTTATTCACCAATGGCAATAATATAGTAATAGCAATAGGGCAATGGCAACATGGATAATCAGCTCAGCTTCATTATCAAACTCGTCATCCTATCCACGATAATAGCTGTTATTATTAAATACGCTGCTCCCAGTCTACCCATTCCCGCTACATCCGTTAATGGGTTAATTGGTATCCTGGCTCCAACGGTGATTTTAGCGATCGCATTAGTAGTTCGAGCCTCCTAGTCAAAGCCTAGGCAATTCCCGGCAACCCCAGGAAAATGCCAACTAGGATGCAGGCCAATGATTAGTTTCCTACGTTGTTTTAGTCATGATACCTGGGAGTGACCTCCAGCTCCCAGCTCTATCGTCAACTATTAAGTTGAAGGCAAAATGTGTGGTTGACACGACAAGTTATTACAACATGGCCGAGGAACACTTTACCAAATTGAGATGCACTAATCATGCAAAATTATGTATTTGTCATTGACGCAAACAAACAACCATTAAACCCCATTCACCCAAGGAAAGCTCGCCGACTGTTAGATAAAGGCAAAGCTGCGGTTTTCAGAATGTATCCATTTACGATTATCATTAAGACTGCAATCCCAAATCCGACTATCTCGCCTTGTCAAATCAAGATAGATCCGGGCAGTAAAACTACTGGGTTTGCCATAGTTAAAAACGACCAAGTCATCTGGGGTATGGAGCTAGAACACAGAGGAGGATTAATTAAGAAAAAACTAGAATCTAGAAGGGCTGTAAGGCGTGGGAGACGTAACCGCAACACCCGGTACAGAAAACCTAGATTCCTTAACCGTAGACGCCCACAGGGATGGCTGCCCCCTAGCCTAGAGCACAGAATTCTGACTACCCAGACTTGGGTAAAACGATTGATCAAATTCTGCCCGGTCAATGAGATTTGGGTTGAAAGAGTTAAGTTTGATACCCAAAAAATGCAGAATCCTGAAATTAGTGGCGTTGAGTATCAGCAGGGGGAACTAGCTGGCTATGAAGTTAGAGAGTATTTACTTGAGAAATGGGGAAGGGAATGCACTTATTGCGGCCAGCCTAATACCCCCCTACAAATTGAGCACATTCACCCCAGATCGAAAGGGGGAAGTAACCGAGTAAGTAATCTCTGTTTGGCCTGCGAAAAGTGCAATATAAGAAAGGGGGACAAGTCTATAGAGGACTTCCTAAAAAAGAAGCCGGATTTACTCAAAAAGATTAAATCATTAGCTAAACAACCACTAAAAGATGCAGCAATAGTTAACGCAACCCGCAACAAGTTAGTAAAGGTTCTCCGAACTTTAAAACCTGTCGTTACTGGGACAGGAGCGCAAACTAAGTACAATCGTACGAAGCTAAGACTACCTAAGCAACACTGGATTGATGCTGCTTGTGTTGGAGGTATTGAGACCTTAGTGTTAAGAACCTCTCAGCCGTTGCTAGTAACATGTATTGGACAGGGTGGCAGGCAAAAGGCTGCTCTCAATAAATATGGCTACCCCACTAGGCACAACCCGTTAAAACCAATTAAAGGCTGGACTACTGGGGATTTAGCTAAGCACCAAAAACTAGGGATAGGCAAAGTAACCCCTAGAAGTAAAGGAAGTTTTGGATTTACTCCATTGGGGACAAAAGGCTACAAAAGCTGTAAACCTCAAGACATATCAGCAATACATCGGAAAGATGGATACATTTACAGCTTTTGCCAGTAATTACCAAGTTTTGCCGGGGATTAAGCTTCCTAGACTTTCCTGACAAACTAGTGGTAAGCCCTAACTAGCTTTCGCGGTCGGCGATCATAGGTTTCCCAAAAAGTTAAGACAGACCTTGGCTCAATCCTGATGGTGAAGACGATTCAAGTAACAGAACTTACCTTGCATGATGTGAAGGTCAAATTTGACCTCACCCCAGCAGAGGATGAGCAATTTTTCCGAGAGTGGCAGGACGAGTTACCAGAACTTACCGACACTGAACGCCAGTCCTTAGAGCAGGTTAAGGCTCACATGCTATACCTGGAACAGTATCCGATGCTGGAAGACATTGTCAAAATGGTAGTGCTGTCTCCCTTGTTAGGACTAGCGGGTTTTTATGGTTCTCCCTTTCACCTCAAGACAGAGGCTGCAATAGAAATTGCCGCTGTTGAGGAGCACGAAATCCTGCGAGGGCGTATTGATGTGCTGGTGCTACAAGACCAGTTTTGGGTATTAGTGATTGAGTCAAAACAAGCTGGATTCTCTCTCAAGTCAGCAATTCCTCAGGCATTGACCTACATGATGGCTAATCCTAATCAGTTGCGCCCTAGTTTTGGATTGGTCACTAATGGCACTAATTTCCGGTTTTTGAAACTAACAAAATCCGGCATACCGATGTATGCTCTTTCCGATGAGTTTACCCTCTATCGTGGCAATGACTGGTATTACGTGCTTAGGATCCTCAAGCGAATTGCTGAATTGGTAGTCAATTGAGTTTTCGTGGGCTTTTCCCTGGTAAGCATTCAGCCGTCAGCTGTCAGCCGTCAGCTGTCAGCCTTTAGCTGATAGCTGATAGCTGATAGCTGATAGCTTACATTTCCTGTTCCCTACTTATACTTAAAGTCTAACAATTGTTAGCGCTTCAGTTTCCGCTTAAGTGCTGATGCTACACTGATCACACCGATAACAGCTAATTGACTAAAAACTGAACTCCGTTCCGGGACTGTAACTGATGCTGGAGTCAGTCGTGCTATCCACCCTTCTGTGTTGCCATCTGGATTGATGCCAAACCCAATCACCGTGGAGTTGTCATCGGAAATGTCTTGGGCTACCAAATTAGTCCAGCCGGTCAAATCCAATCCTAAGTCATTGGTCAATAGATCCAGCAGGGGGCGCATACCATTGACCCGATCCCAGATAAATGGTTCTTGACCCCGGAATCCCTCACTTTGTCCGACGACAATCGAACCATCTCCTGACACGCCGAAGGCTCTACTAAAGAACGCTCCCCCTGGCAAATCCGAGAGTCCTACAATACCGGTTTCCTCAGTCCACACAAAGGCTTCTGTACCGCTAAAGTTACCAATTTGACCACTACCCCTGGAGTTAGCACTAGCGCTTCTGCCCACAATCACTGAGCCATCAGCGGATACATCTGCTGCTCTACTGAAAAATGCTCCTCCTGGTAAGTCTCCTAATCCGACTACTCCGGTTTCTGCTGTCCAGCGAAATCCTTCTATGCCTGAGTCACTAATGCCACCACCTACAATGACCGAGCCATCTGCTGATGCTCTGACAGCTTGACTACTAAACCCGCCTTCTGGTAAGTCTCCTAATCCCACTAGTCCGGTTTCCGCTGTCCAGCGAAATGCTTCCGTGCCTGACGGACCATTGCTGTTTCCAACTATCACAGAGCCATCGCTGGATATACCGGATGCAAAACTGCTAAAGCCGCCTCCTGGTAAGTCTCCCAATCCTACAATGCCAGTTTCTGCTGTCCAGCGGAATGCTTCAGTTGGTGGTATTACTGTAGATGACGAACTAGCAGCGCTAAAGCTAGCACCGACAACAATAGAACCATCTCCAGATACATCAAAGGCGGCACTGACAAAAGGACCACCGGGAAGGTCTCCGAGTCCAACGATGCCCGTTTCTTTTGTCCAACGGAACGCTTCTCCTTCTAAACCATTACCACTAAAACTGGCTCCTACTACAACTGAGCCATCTGCTGATACGGCAGAACTATCACTGCTAAAGATACTTCCAGGTAAATCTCCTAAGCCTTGGAAAAAGACAGTAGCAGTTGCTGGAGTTTGGCTGTTTAGTACCCACAAGGGGATGCCAACTGTGAAGTAAATTAGTGTTGGAAAAATTGTCTTAGTCATGGTTAATGTCTTTCTAGGTTAATAGGTATATAGCAATTCTTAAATAGGGAATAGGGAACAGGGAGTAGGGAGTAGGGAGTAGGCAAGAGGCAAGAGGCAAGAGGCAAGAGGCAAGAGGGAAAAAATCCTGTAGATGCTTACTATCTATGAGAAATTCTATAGGTAAGTATTCAGCTATCAGCTATCAGCTAATGCGCTACCCAAATTGCTGACGGCTGACAGCTGTTCCCGTAGCGTGGCCTACGGCCAACGGCTGATAGCTGACGGTTAGTTCACTGACTAAACCAAGTTAAACAAACTGGTAAATTATCGAATAATTTATCTCAAATAAATTATAAAACTCATCCTATTATTAACGATTTAATTTCAGCTATCTGGCCAGATTGGCGATAAATTAAAACCTTTAGCAAATCTGGCTGATAATTGGTAAATTATTCGATAATACTTGTAAATCATAAGAGAATTTTCATTCTTTTTAAGAAACCAATAATTAAATTAAATTACCAGAAACTAAAAAATGAATTAGGATAGTATTGTCAAAAATGCACAACCGATTTTTTTAGTTAATTTCAGGAGGTTTTAAGCATGAGTGTTGATTCGAGGAAATTAGTCAGTGATGC includes:
- the iscB gene encoding RNA-guided endonuclease IscB, encoding MQNYVFVIDANKQPLNPIHPRKARRLLDKGKAAVFRMYPFTIIIKTAIPNPTISPCQIKIDPGSKTTGFAIVKNDQVIWGMELEHRGGLIKKKLESRRAVRRGRRNRNTRYRKPRFLNRRRPQGWLPPSLEHRILTTQTWVKRLIKFCPVNEIWVERVKFDTQKMQNPEISGVEYQQGELAGYEVREYLLEKWGRECTYCGQPNTPLQIEHIHPRSKGGSNRVSNLCLACEKCNIRKGDKSIEDFLKKKPDLLKKIKSLAKQPLKDAAIVNATRNKLVKVLRTLKPVVTGTGAQTKYNRTKLRLPKQHWIDAACVGGIETLVLRTSQPLLVTCIGQGGRQKAALNKYGYPTRHNPLKPIKGWTTGDLAKHQKLGIGKVTPRSKGSFGFTPLGTKGYKSCKPQDISAIHRKDGYIYSFCQ
- a CDS encoding type I restriction enzyme HsdR N-terminal domain-containing protein, coding for MVKTIQVTELTLHDVKVKFDLTPAEDEQFFREWQDELPELTDTERQSLEQVKAHMLYLEQYPMLEDIVKMVVLSPLLGLAGFYGSPFHLKTEAAIEIAAVEEHEILRGRIDVLVLQDQFWVLVIESKQAGFSLKSAIPQALTYMMANPNQLRPSFGLVTNGTNFRFLKLTKSGIPMYALSDEFTLYRGNDWYYVLRILKRIAELVVN
- a CDS encoding PEP-CTERM sorting domain-containing protein, translated to MTKTIFPTLIYFTVGIPLWVLNSQTPATATVFFQGLGDLPGSIFSSDSSAVSADGSVVVGASFSGNGLEGEAFRWTKETGIVGLGDLPGGPFVSAAFDVSGDGSIVVGASFSAASSSSTVIPPTEAFRWTAETGIVGLGDLPGGGFSSFASGISSDGSVIVGNSNGPSGTEAFRWTAETGLVGLGDLPEGGFSSQAVRASADGSVIVGGGISDSGIEGFRWTAETGVVGLGDLPGGAFFSRAADVSADGSVIVGRSASANSRGSGQIGNFSGTEAFVWTEETGIVGLSDLPGGAFFSRAFGVSGDGSIVVGQSEGFRGQEPFIWDRVNGMRPLLDLLTNDLGLDLTGWTNLVAQDISDDNSTVIGFGINPDGNTEGWIARLTPASVTVPERSSVFSQLAVIGVISVASALKRKLKR